The Betta splendens chromosome 12, fBetSpl5.4, whole genome shotgun sequence genome contains the following window.
gtcatttgttttaaaatttgTTACTCTATCCCATCCAGTCAGTCATGTCAAGCTGCAAGGAAAATGGAAGCCAGTTTCTTTAAATGCTTGAAATGAAGAAACATGTAAGCAAATGTTCCCACAGAGACCTCACTTCTTCATTTGTCAGTGCAGAAGTCTTGGCCTTATTCTGCATTTAGGTGATAATCTTGACCAGTCAATCGTGGTTCTGTTCTAAGTCCAATACTGCACAACCAATACACACTCTCTGAAATCACACCATAGACACTATAACAGTGATGACAATGCTGGCAGTCCGAACAGGATTTAACTCAAGTTTGTTAAACATTAAATGAAAGAGACTGTGCTTTGGCAAAAAGCATCTGTACAATTAGAAATTTGACTCAGTACCAATGGTTGTGTCATTGCCAAAggagacaaataaatggataaaGAGTGTGCACAGTCTAGCAGGTGGTaatggtttccatggcaacatgTACTGCAACAGCATCACCAACACAGTGATTCGTTCATGTGACATTTCATCCACTACAACACAAGCATGTCCACAGAGGAACTTCCAGTAATTTGTCACTGTAGGTCATACGTGTCATTTACAGTTCAAGCAATGTACCCAAACGGTGAGGGTTGGAGGGTTTGTTTCAGGTTCGAGTGCAAATGTATACACAGCAACAAAACCCCTCACCTGTAatgatgtgtttaaaaaaaaaaaaaaaaaaaatcaagcatATATCTGCCCAGGTCCACCGGTGTGTGCGTTGTCTCCACTGAGACGCTCCTGGCTCGGCTGTCTGTTTGTATCACTGGATTTGATAACACCTGCATAGTCGTGGATTCCCACCTCCAAGTTCTTTGCCCTCAGAGCAGCAGTATGAAGCTTCTCTAGAAAATCAGGCATGCCTGCCAGATAGAAAGAAGGAACAAACTTATTACCAAAGAAATACAAAACCTCAAGGATGAAAAattaaatgtgtgaatatgCAATATAGTAACGCTCATGTGCAAAAATATAGCATGCAAAACaagacataaaaaaacaactacaTGGGACTAAACAGAATCAGTTTACGCAGCCATGGTTAGTTTGAACGAGTAAAAAAAGCTCACCACTTGACACCATCCAGCTGACACAGTACCGGGGAAATACAGTCTGAGGGTCGTCGCTATAAGTCAGCAGATAGTCAAATCCATTCTGAGTAGGAAAAACAACTTTAACTTATATGCCCTAAGCTAAAACTGAGTGATTGACACAAGGTTTAAGTAAGAAATGAATGTGTGTAGTAGTATGGAAAAACAAACCTCATCGAAGGACCTGTGAGGGCGAATGACCATTTTTGACTGATACGCATGGACTCTCACAAATTCCTGAGTCTCTGGAACTCTGGGATGCTGCACAGCTCTatacaacacaaaaataaatattccaAATTATTGATAGTGACACAAATGGAAATCAATTCATTAAACATTGCAGACGAGTCCCACCTGGACACCAGAATCATCAGGTTGTTGTTGACATCAACATCGTAGCGGCGTACATACACGTAGTCTCTTGAGTACATGGGATACTGTGAGGGAAGATTAAAAACTGGTTAAGACAAAAAGTAAACATACCGTGGCAAATTGTCATAAATATAGAGATACAATAATAGAAACTCACTGGGAAATGAGTAGCCCAGTGCACAACTTCAGAGCCTGTTCCAACATCACGGTCCACCACTTCAAGCTTGATAACCAGAGAATCCCATTTCTTTCTGTACTCTGTATCAAGCTGGGGGAAGGTCAGGGGCAAATCAGAAAACACATAGACCGTTGCAGTTGCATTAACACTGCAGACTTATATCTCATTGATACAATAGCTCCTCTTTGAAAAAAGtgcatttattaaattatgtgCAGTCAGTTGGATTGCAATAAACACATCTGATGTTTTCTTAGTGTAACCTTGTACCTCTGTAGAATAaagattttatttctttaactAAGTCTGACATAAACTTTTGTCTATACCTGCACATTGAAGAACTGCCTTGGTGTTACGTCATTGTAGGTTCCCAACActgcaaagaaaacagaaataaaagcatgttaaCTCTTCAGATAAAAGGCCAAAGCCAAAAAGATAAGATAAATGTGTGCTTATCTTCATTTAACATGTGAAATCTTAAATTGGCTGACCTCTGTATTCATAAAGGTGACTGTTGGGAATAGGCCGCCTCCACACTCTAAAATCTTTCTTCTCCATTACAACGTCCCAACTTTGATCCTGTTGCCCAGCTACAGTTGCTGATGGTGTGGTTAGATGTTTAACTGTCTGTAGCGCCTGCAACTCCAGGCCACACCTTAAAATGAAGTCAAGTATTAGGATTAGGAAGTAAATAATAATCTGCAGTAACAAATTGATGATGGTGGTATGTTTGACTGAGTTTGCAAAAAATGTATACAGCTGCATTCACGTGAAATGTTAAAGATCCAACACCAACCTGCGAATTTCCTCATCTTGAATCTTCTCATTCTCCCACATGAACACACCAGCCAGTGCCGCTATAAGTTTCCCTGTGGGGGCGTGTTTGCTCTGAAACCTGCGCCATATGTTCCCAACCACAGTCCACTTGGTGCGCTCGGAGTACAGGTTAGAATAAAGCTCTCCAATCTGGCAAGTACGTCGGAGCCTCTGTCCGGTCACAAAGCCGCAGTGGTCTGCGAATATGGAGAGCAAGCCCTTCCTCTTCTGGCCAGATCCCACGGCCTTACTGGTATCGACACTTGCACTCTTGAGCCAGGATAACAGTAGGCCCATGCTTCTGCTTAGCCACGGGACGCCCCCCAACTTCCCCCTGCCATCCTCGACAGTCCGTGTGAATGACCTGCAGCTATGAAGCCTCGCTGTACGTGCACCGATCTCGCAGATCGGACGACGGGGCACAGAGTGGAACATGACAACTGTGACCGTGGAACAAGTTCCCAAAGACAAATCGATTATAAAGGCAGCGAAGTGCAATGACTAGCAAATGAATCTGATTGTTAAGCTAATGCTCTGTGGTTACGCTCCATGCAGTACCTCTTATTTACTTAGTCATACTTTTAGGCTGGCTGCAAGTCAGCACGAGTTATCGAGTTGTTACACGAACATGCGACATGTCAACGTTAGCATCCCGTTAGCTAACGTTATCTGTTTACACTCTTCTATAGCGAACAATTACGTCTCAATTGAGGCTGTACTTATTTCCGAATCCTCGAAAAATCAAATAACAACGTCGTAAACTATATGATCTACTGCAGCCTTTTACGATACAATTGTCTACCTGTGTCTTTTCTTGAAACAGCCTCACGTTTTTCAAACTCTTGCAGTGCATTTGACCTCCTCTTCCTATTCTCACGTTCTCTACGAATCCCCGCCCTTCCAGCCAATGGAGGGTCTAATTGGGCGATGACTGTTGTATGGAAAACATAATTGGTCCATCTGACAGCTTGTCTTAAAAGTATCTGCCCTTCAACCAGCATGTGCGGCTGTCCGACGTGGTCTAGCCCTTCAACCTGAAAACCCTCCCACTTCCTCCGTACTTTCTTTGCAGAGGAAGTCGAATAGTACGTTTCATGTGTTCAACATTTTTGTCCTAATAGCACAAAAGGTCTAGAATGtgcacaaatatatatatatatatatatatatatatatatatatatatatatatatatatatatatatatatatatatatatatatatatatatatatatatatatatatatatatatatatatatatatatatatatatatatatgtgctTTTGATGAAAAAAGTGAGCCAGCgatgtattttatttaataatttaaaaagtgaTATGTGACCctttatattgtttatataaAGCCTTATGGTTAGATTTTAGATGAAGGCAAAACTGCCTATTTGAAGAGAGAAATTGTATTTGGAAGATAAAGacatatactaaaatattacgCCAGATGGCGCCACTCAACCATGCAGAGAAACGGAAATGACGATGTCTCTGGAAAAGTCCATGTGGAGTACAAGCTCTCTGTTCAAACTTATAAATGACACAACTTCCTAAAAATGGGCACCTGAGACAATCTTGCTCAGTGGCTTTCAGGTGCTGTTTGTAATGCtttaactatttatttattatggatTGATACTCATAATACATAACcagtttattgtgttatgcCGCAATCAATGAGCacatgttttgatgttttaatCTAGCCCTGTTCTTCTTTCATTCGATATTTCTGCACTACATACAAGAGATAATAGTTTTAAATGACAGACTACCTTAATATAACAATGTCAGTGCATGAAGGTGGTGAAACCAGGAGAAATTTCTATTTTCTCTATCCAGGTTCTGTAGTAGCTCATCCACCATGAAGTCATGTGCAGATTGCTTATTATGATGTGAACAAATTCAGTGTCACAAGACTATGAGAGAAGATGTTTTTGAATAAAGTtgtgcaaacacaaagcacGTGCCTTTCAGTTTACTTATCTCTAAGTTTAAACAAATCTAAGCAATCTTCCATTTGACTGCTCTAGTCAGATAAAATAATTTTTGCATGCCTGGCATAGGATATTTTACATTAGATATACATAGTGTGGTTTTTACTATTAAGCATAAACTTAAAAatgaagtgtttttattttggactTTTGGACTATAATGCTTTATGGCATTATAGTTGTCAAAACAAACTGTacacatgcatttatttaatataaagatTATATAACCAATCTACAGGATTCTTTGGTTAAATGAAGGTCATGTTATTGACCTCTTGTTACAGGCAATTGAGCAACTTCTAGTGGGAGTAACTGAGTGAAGGAATTAAATAATACGCAGGTGAAATGTTATTGTCACAACGAAGGAGGTTCAGGAATTTAGATAGAGATATACAGCCACTCCTTCCTTTGTGAAACACTGCTGTCAAGTCCAGCAGTAGCAAAAACCACAAAAGATTATTTACGATCCTAGAAACCCCCATATTTCTGGACTTTTGAATGTATCCTCTTGAAAGGTTATTCTAGAGTTCATGTGACTTTGATTTAATGGATTGAGagagtaataaaaacaaactaaacatgGTCACAGCATTGTTTCATCTAGGCCTGTATACTCGTTTGACTAAAATTCTTACCATTTCCTCATTGCTTGCATTTAGTACAAAGTGTTGCTATTACTCAGCTATATTTTGCTAAGCTCATCGAATGCTCTATTTTCAGCAAATTACACATGTctttataaaaacattaacgGAATAATCTGCAAAGAATACCACTTTTATTGGGAGGTGAATGTTGCTACCATTTCCAGTCGAATGCACTTCAATGAATGACAAATCTTCTGTGATCGCCACAACATGTTGTTCTAGACTGGCGAAAGCAGCGATTATTATGGGGTTATTTTAGGTTGTTTCTTTTTAGTTTGGTGTTGTTACATTTACTTAAGTAGACTAGAGGATGAGCACTTTTTCATCCtaaattaaattatgaaatgagtagtttaattaaattttaattacatatataaattaaattttaaaaagtcactACATCACACATTTAACACCGAATACACCTACACATGCAGGTGTACACGTATGCGAGTGTTGACACTGTTTGTGACAATAAGGTAAAAAAATGTAGATGCGGCCAGTTCTGCAGAAAACCAAACCACTGTGAGGTGGGGCTTAGTGATGAGCACTGCAGCCATGCGCTGAGCACATGATGTCTTAAAAAAACAGGGTGCCCTGACAGATCGGTGTCTGACGTGGGCGGGGTTTACTCAAGGGCGTATCCAATAAAAAAAagacccccctccctccgcctTCCATACCGGCGCGAGCAAGTTCTACACACGCGGCTGTGGCGCTCTCATTTTGTCCGTGGCGTTTTTGGATTTTAAAACACCGGCGTATTCATTGAGGAACGTCGCTTCAATATCAACTTAATTTACTTATACGTCAAGGACGCTTTTCTGAGTGCGTTAGATTACATAATCCGTTTAATTTTTCATTATCCCGCGCGCGCTATCGTATCTGTGCGCGCGATAATTAGCTTACTTGCTACAAGAGCTATTCTTTACAACACTCACAACTACGCGTGTGGTAAGTAATTAATTTGGGCTGCCTTTTAACATAAAGACTTTTCTGTGGTTCCGCGTTGTTCACATGCGACCGTTACTAAGATTAATACAACTATTGCGTTAACGTGACGTAAAGCTactgctaacgttagctggaGAAAGAAACGATTGTTCTCTGTAGCTTTACAACAAATGACAGGCAGAGACCGATTGCCAGTTGGTAAAAGCGAAGAAAGGCTTATGGTTAACTCTAGGCGAACGTTAGTTTGAGGTACGTACGTCTTAGTTCGTAAGTCTATACCTTTAACACTAGCCGGCTTGTGTGTTTGGCatacagaacagaaacagaaggcCGGTTTTCTTTAACGTTCTGTTAATGTTAAGTCGGCGTTGGCAGGGTGACCGCCTGTCCCGCACAGGTCACTGAAACCAGCCCCAGGATAATAACCACCCGGTAGAAGGGAGCGTCGCGTCCGTTACTACGCTTCTCGACGGCGAGTTGCATCCGGTTTCAACCCTcctaaaaaaaaagtaaaactgtAGAAAAATAAGCACGGTCACCCTAACATTGACGTACGGACGGGTTGACCGGTCGTGCTGTTGTTACATGCGCGTGACGCTGTACAGACGAGCTCCTGTTCGAGGTTGTTCAATGAATGGATGACGACACGTGTACACGTAGGATAACGTGTAATCTAATAAAGATAAGACGCTCTTCATCTCACACATACTCGGTGCTCCTAAATACTGATAAATGATATAAACAAGTAAAACGTGAAGCAGCCGTGTCAAAACAAAGGACGTTGGTGATAGTATGATAATGATGATCCTGCGGCAGTTACAAAAAAATGGCTTCCCATTGGGTTTCCAGGAAAGGCTCCTCTCAGAGGTCGTTCTTCCGGTCCGAGCGATTACGTTGAATGTTATTCTCCTTTCAAAGCGTTACTTTATCTTCCTGAAAGGAAGTGACTATGTAACCactgccttttttattttgttgaattTTCATGTGGACGCGTTCTGTATTATCAAATGTGTAACAGGAACTGTTTGTGAAGCCTTTCGtgtcttttgtctttgcagGATGTACCTCTGCTCATCTGCAGTTACATTTGCACAATGGCTTTCAGTTCAAACTGCTTGATAACACAGCACCCAACGAACAGCAACAGATCTAGTTTAATTACAGGATAGCAATAAGCCCTCAGTTTACCTCCTGTTTAccattttgttttctggttaATCCCAGGGAAACCTTTTTTACAAGTTTGCACTGCTAATTCCTGTTAAGGCAAGTTAGCCTAAGGAGCagcatatttatttacatttacctCTACATTTTATTTAAGTAGCATTATATAGAAAGGCATCTATTCCCTTTTAAGATTGTGAAGCAATTCTCTATAGTCTACAATCATGGTTTCAACAACTGCAACTGCAATAATACTGGCCACGACAGTGGGACTGACAACTCATGCCTCAACTGCCCTCACCGACTATATGTGGCTGCTGATTGTTGGCTTCATTATCGCATTCATCTTGGCCTTTTCTGTGGGTGCCAATGATGTTGCCAACTCATTTGGCACAGCTGTTGGCTCTGGAGTGGTTACCTTGCGACAGGCATGCATTCTGGCCACAGTGTTTGAGACTCTGGGCTCTGTGCTCCTTGGGGCCAAAGTGAGTGAGACCATCCGGAAGGGCATCATCGATGTGGGCATGTACAATGGCTCTGAACACGTCTTAATGGCTGGATCGGTCAGTGCCATGGTTGGTGAGTATCTGCAGCTTACCTTGCATTTTAGTGAATGCGCGGTGACTTAAACCTGAAACACAGTTGGTGGCATTTAGTGTGTTGACATCTAGATTGTAATGAAATGTAGGTGTCAAACCACTTGTTTCACTTAAGGTCGTTATTTTGACAGTAACTTCAGGTTGCTGTGCAGCTCATGACATGCTTATCTGTGTCTTTTAGTGTATATGTGAGCTGGGTCGACTTAAATGTGTTGTATCTAATGTGATAAATTCCTTCATTAGGTTCGGCTGTGTGGCAGTTGGCCGCCTCCTTTCTTAAGCTCCCCATCTCTGGAACACATTGCATTGTTGGTGCTACTATTGGCTTTTCGCTGGTTGCCAAAGGTCAGCAGGGAGTCAAGTGGTTAGAACTTCTTCGtattggtaagtgaaacacttataACATGTTTATAGAAATGTACCTGGTACTGTTTTGGTTGGATCACATCACAGATTATATTAAAGTTATATGTGGATTTCCCATGTTCATAATGTGTGCTCTAAAACAACTTGTTACCTAGTATTCAGTCGTGTTTTTCAAGTCTGATTTCCCATAGGCTGTGTAAACCAGAAATGTTTGGCACAGCTTGGTTGAACAACTGACTATCCCATGACTTGCTATTGTTTCTCTGTTGCCAAAATAATGTCTACTTTAAAGGGAGTGAATGTAACCACTGTATAGTTATTAATGGCAACTGATGGTTACTAAGtttaaatgctttatttagACTAGACGTGCTTGAATAGCTCTTCAACAGGCATTGTTTACTAGAAAATAAGCTGTATTCTATTTTTATAAATAAGTAGCAGACATGTTACTATCAAAACATGGGTTGTTCTGTCTTTGCTGTCAACTGTCATAGCCAGGATGTTTGTTTTAGACAAAATTGACAGTTGTTGCATGTATAATGAACTACAAATTTCTTATTTATAGTTGCCTCTTGGTTCCTGAGCCCTCTCTTATCTGGAATAATGTCTGGCGTTGTCTTCTACTTTGTGCGCATGTTCATCTTACGCAAGGTAAGCTGGCTGTTACTAGTtttgtgtgcttgtgcatgTAAGCAAATGTCTTCACTTTCTTGTGTGAGCCATTTGATTACTACTGTTGTGAGGACATTTTAGTTTGTTCTAACAACCAATAGTGTCTGTTGTCTTAGAATAAGTTTTAAGTTTATACCATTTAGTGGTGAAGGTTACAGTAACAGCTTATACTATATTTGTCAATTTGTGTCTTTTACGAGTGTAGCAAAATGAAGTAAAGGAGGAACTTTTCTGTGTAATAACTTCGGCTTAAATTTTAGCAAAAACTAGTACAGCACTTAAACTAAGCTCATGCAGCTTTGTTTTGAAGATGGAATTTGTATTTTGACTTTGCTTTGCCCCTGTAGAAAGACCCTGTACCTAATGGACTGAAGGCCTTGCCTGTCTT
Protein-coding sequences here:
- the stard7 gene encoding stAR-related lipid transfer protein 7, mitochondrial, whose amino-acid sequence is MLVEGQILLRQAVRWTNYVFHTTVIAQLDPPLAGRAGIRRERENRKRRSNALQEFEKREAVSRKDTVVMFHSVPRRPICEIGARTARLHSCRSFTRTVEDGRGKLGGVPWLSRSMGLLLSWLKSASVDTSKAVGSGQKRKGLLSIFADHCGFVTGQRLRRTCQIGELYSNLYSERTKWTVVGNIWRRFQSKHAPTGKLIAALAGVFMWENEKIQDEEIRRCGLELQALQTVKHLTTPSATVAGQQDQSWDVVMEKKDFRVWRRPIPNSHLYEYRVLGTYNDVTPRQFFNVQLDTEYRKKWDSLVIKLEVVDRDVGTGSEVVHWATHFPYPMYSRDYVYVRRYDVDVNNNLMILVSRAVQHPRVPETQEFVRVHAYQSKMVIRPHRSFDENGFDYLLTYSDDPQTVFPRYCVSWMVSSGMPDFLEKLHTAALRAKNLEVGIHDYAGVIKSSDTNRQPSQERLSGDNAHTGGPGQIYA